Below is a genomic region from Granulicella sp. L56.
GACGACACCTGCAAGATCGCCGGGCCGCTCAGCCCGCGATGCGTCACCAGCATCTTCTCCTTGAAGCTGCCGCGTCGGCGCTTCGTCCCTGCCGCGGCGACTACCTCAGCCGACAGCCCGGTCAGATCGCACCACCGCGAGGCATCCTCCCCACCCATCACCAGCGGAACCAGCGCCGGACGGCACTCGATCACCCGCAGCCCGAACTGCTCGGCCACGCTGTATCCGAATCCTGTGGCCCCCATCTTCGGTATTGACAACCCTCCCGTAGCCACCACGACCGACTGCGCTTGAAACGTTCCCGCCGAAGTCTCCACCATGAACTTTTCATTTTGCTTTACTGAGAGCACCTTCGTCCCTGTCACCACGCGAACTCCTGCCTCCGCGCACTCCCGTTCGAGCATGGCCACCACGTCCATCGCCGACCGGTCGCAGAACAACTGCCCCAGCGTCTTCTCGTGGTAACGAATCCCATGCTTCTCTACCAGGGCGATGATGTCCGCAGGCGTAAACCGGGCCAGCGCCGACTTGGCGAAGTGCGGGTTCTCCGACAGAAAGTTTTCCGCCCGGCAATGAATGTTGGTGAAGTTGCACCGCCCTCCTCCGGAGATCAGGATCTTTTTGCCCACGCGTTCGGCATGGTCCAGCAGCACCACGCGACGACCCCGGCGCCCAGCTTCGACCGCGCACATCAACCCCGCCGCGCCCCCACCCAGCACCACTACATCCATCTCGTGCACAAAAAACTCCAGTCACCATCCAGTTTCGCACCCGCGACCTACCTGCCCTAATCTCCAATCGACTCCTACCAGCCGGGGTCTTACAGGAAGACATTCCCGTAAACCTCCGGTCGTGAGAGGATTTATCTATGAGCGATTTCATTCCTAAGGCAGGCAGCGTAAAGATTGGTGGATTGGGCCGGGCAGCGCAGAAGCGGCAGGCAGCCCTCGAAAAGGCAGCTCAGGTAAAGACTGGCGCCAAGCCATCCGCCGCGGCATCCGCAGCATCGTTCAAGGCGAAAGATTCCTTTGCCAACACCAAGAAGACGACCTTCCAGCGCAAGGCTGTGTAGGCAAGCCGCGACAGATAACCAATGTCCCAGCCATAATCGGGGTTCATGTTTCAATTTGAGACATGAATTTTGGCGAGGTTCCAAGACACTGGATCGGTCGCATCCTGCGGTCTTGCATGCGACCATAGAGTAATGCCGAAGCCACTCCCCGAATCGCGTCCCCTCAAAACCGTAGCACCCCAGCCCTACGGCCCGGCAGCTACCATCACGCGGCGCGCCGCAGACCGCCTCCGCGCAGGCCATCTCTGGGTCTACCGCTCCGACATCGAATCCCTCATTCCACCACTCGGAGCCACAGGCATCGCTCCGGGTGCGCTGGTCACTATCACCGACAGCCGCGGCATCCCGTTAGGCACAGCCCTCTACAGTGCAGCCTCTCAAATCACTCTTCGGCTCATCTCTTCCGAGGCGGCGCTGTCCCGCCCAGCCTATCTCGAGCAACTTCAAGAACGCGTCGCAGCGGCCCTCACCCTCCGGGAGCAACTCGCGCCTGAGTCGCCCGAAGACAACGCCTGCCGCCTCATCTTCTCCGAGGCTGACGACCTCCCCGGCATTATCGCCGACCGCTACAATGATCTCGTTATCCTTCAGCTACTTACGCAGGGCACTGCACAGGACGATGTCCGCCAAATCCTCACCGAGACCATTCGCGAGCGCCTCCACCCCGCCACCATCATCGAGCGCCCCGACCCCAAGGTTCGTGAACTCGAACAGCTAGCCCCACCCTCACC
It encodes:
- a CDS encoding NAD(P)/FAD-dependent oxidoreductase, translating into MDVVVLGGGAAGLMCAVEAGRRGRRVVLLDHAERVGKKILISGGGRCNFTNIHCRAENFLSENPHFAKSALARFTPADIIALVEKHGIRYHEKTLGQLFCDRSAMDVVAMLERECAEAGVRVVTGTKVLSVKQNEKFMVETSAGTFQAQSVVVATGGLSIPKMGATGFGYSVAEQFGLRVIECRPALVPLVMGGEDASRWCDLTGLSAEVVAAAGTKRRRGSFKEKMLVTHRGLSGPAILQVSSYWRAGEAVEVDLAPGVEVFAPLLVKNARRDAGAAVMALRTVLPGRMAERWVALHEPAGWTNTALAAMEQEVHTWRVVPAGTEGYAKAEVTAGGVDTAELDAKTMESRKVPGLYFIGEVVDVTGWLGGYNFQWAWASGVSAGRAV